In Aggregatibacter sp. 2125159857, one DNA window encodes the following:
- a CDS encoding LysR family transcriptional regulator, producing MDKLNAISIFCKVIETQSFTKAAALQNISVAMASKLVSQLEEQLKTRLLQRTTRKIVPTEAGSLYYQHCQPILLELEEAESSISNLSTSLQGNLTVSIPRDFGLRFITPNLASFVKTHPNLHMEIEFNDRMIDLVSEGFDLALRIGYLQDSSLVAKKIATSSMHFVASPEYLATHGTPQTPEELEHHDCLLYKATGNQIYWEFNKHNKIQRIKMRSKLVCNNGLTLASLCVDGVGIINTPRFFVEEELASGKLVEILADYRQQELDLHIVYPHRRHLSAKVKAFIDFITRLDLCKTKP from the coding sequence ATGGATAAACTCAACGCAATTTCAATTTTTTGCAAAGTGATTGAAACTCAAAGTTTTACCAAAGCGGCCGCATTGCAAAATATCTCCGTTGCTATGGCAAGCAAATTGGTTTCTCAATTAGAAGAACAGTTAAAAACACGTTTGTTACAACGAACCACCCGTAAGATTGTGCCAACGGAGGCCGGCAGCCTCTATTATCAACATTGTCAACCCATTCTATTGGAATTGGAGGAGGCTGAATCCAGCATCAGTAATCTTTCCACCTCTCTGCAAGGCAATTTAACCGTTTCTATCCCACGGGATTTTGGTTTGCGATTTATTACGCCGAATTTAGCGAGTTTTGTTAAAACCCATCCGAATTTACACATGGAAATTGAGTTTAACGATCGCATGATTGATTTGGTCAGCGAAGGATTTGATTTAGCTTTGCGTATTGGTTATCTGCAAGACAGTTCCTTGGTGGCAAAGAAAATTGCGACCTCCTCAATGCACTTTGTCGCTTCGCCGGAATATTTAGCCACACATGGCACACCACAAACGCCGGAAGAATTAGAACATCACGACTGTCTTTTATACAAAGCCACAGGCAACCAAATTTATTGGGAATTTAACAAACACAATAAAATTCAGCGTATTAAAATGCGTTCCAAACTGGTGTGTAATAATGGCTTAACCCTTGCTTCATTGTGTGTTGATGGTGTTGGCATTATTAACACACCGCGCTTCTTTGTGGAGGAAGAATTGGCTTCAGGAAAATTGGTGGAAATTTTAGCGGATTACCGACAACAAGAGTTGGATTTACATATTGTTTATCCACACCGCCGTCATTTGTCAGCGAAAGTCAAAGCCTTCATTGATTTTATTACTCGGCTGGATTTATGTAAGACAAAACCGTAA
- a CDS encoding PHP domain-containing protein, which yields MTKYDLHCHSTASDGILSPTEVVLRAHEKGVNVLALTDHDTVAGVPEARKQAEALGIQLINGVELSTLWEGHSIHIVGLGFDLSHEKMTALLAEQANLRDSRAQEIGAKLAKAGVANAYEEAKKLAGEGEVTRAHYARHLVQIGKVSNDGQAFKRYLGQGKSAYVKPQWVDIPTTIDVIHQAGGVAVFAHPLRYTMTMKWVRKLTESFKAWGGDAIEISGCGQSRDQYQLLVKLAEEHQLAGSMGSDFHFPCAWVELGKLAPLPEHIPFVLDIKK from the coding sequence ATGACAAAATACGATTTACATTGCCATAGTACAGCTTCCGATGGGATATTATCGCCGACAGAGGTGGTTTTGCGTGCTCATGAAAAAGGCGTGAATGTGCTGGCATTGACTGATCATGATACAGTAGCCGGCGTACCTGAAGCCCGTAAACAGGCTGAGGCGTTAGGCATTCAGCTCATTAATGGGGTAGAGTTATCGACCCTTTGGGAAGGTCATTCTATTCATATTGTAGGATTAGGGTTTGATCTTTCACATGAAAAAATGACCGCACTTTTGGCTGAACAAGCAAATTTGCGGGATAGTCGAGCGCAGGAAATCGGGGCAAAATTAGCCAAAGCCGGTGTGGCGAATGCCTATGAGGAAGCGAAAAAATTAGCCGGTGAGGGGGAGGTAACGCGAGCCCATTATGCCCGTCATTTAGTACAAATCGGTAAAGTTTCTAATGATGGTCAAGCCTTTAAACGTTATTTGGGGCAGGGGAAGTCGGCGTATGTCAAACCGCAGTGGGTTGATATTCCAACAACCATCGACGTCATTCATCAAGCCGGTGGGGTTGCCGTGTTTGCCCACCCGTTGCGTTATACGATGACTATGAAGTGGGTACGAAAACTGACGGAAAGTTTTAAAGCATGGGGCGGTGATGCCATTGAAATTTCCGGTTGTGGACAAAGTCGCGACCAGTATCAATTATTGGTAAAACTCGCGGAAGAACATCAACTTGCCGGCTCTATGGGGTCTGATTTCCATTTTCCTTGTGCGTGGGTGGAGTTAGGCAAACTTGCACCGTTGCCAGAGCATATTCCTTTTGTGTTAGACATAAAAAAATGA
- a CDS encoding Type 1 glutamine amidotransferase-like domain-containing protein, giving the protein MKTLFLTSYFSGVGNLFRNFIQEQILAKQVLFIPTAGNVEHYVGYIDEAKYVFQTLGFSVDILDIANTSEVIIKEKIKQTPYLYISGGNTFYLLQELKKKNLLELINLRISEGMVYIGESAGAIITAGNIKYNQIMDDKMVASELTDYSSLNLVNFAIVPHYGEFPFEESAMETIRAYQSTYNLFPINNHQAVIVKENNYEIRTES; this is encoded by the coding sequence ATGAAAACCTTATTTTTAACTTCTTATTTTTCAGGTGTGGGAAATCTGTTTAGAAATTTTATACAAGAACAAATATTAGCCAAACAGGTATTATTTATCCCAACTGCCGGCAATGTAGAGCATTATGTAGGCTATATTGATGAAGCGAAATATGTGTTTCAGACATTAGGATTCTCCGTAGATATTTTAGATATTGCCAATACATCTGAAGTGATTATCAAGGAAAAAATAAAACAAACACCATATCTGTATATTTCAGGTGGCAATACGTTTTATCTGTTACAAGAATTAAAGAAAAAAAATTTACTTGAGTTGATTAACTTACGAATTTCAGAAGGAATGGTGTATATCGGAGAATCTGCAGGAGCAATAATTACTGCTGGTAATATTAAATACAACCAAATTATGGATGATAAAATGGTTGCTTCCGAATTGACTGATTATTCTTCACTCAATCTCGTTAATTTTGCCATTGTGCCACATTATGGTGAGTTTCCTTTTGAAGAAAGTGCAATGGAAACCATTCGGGCTTATCAATCCACATACAATTTATTTCCAATCAATAATCATCAAGCGGTTATTGTTAAAGAAAATAATTATGAAATTAGAACAGAATCGTAG
- the pyrD gene encoding quinone-dependent dihydroorotate dehydrogenase — protein sequence MYSFIRKGLFALDPEDAHDLVIKALGLVAYPPFHFLLKQLLNCPQDTPKTVMGIEFKNPIGLAAGADKNAEAIDGFGAMGFGFIEVGTVTPLAQEGNAKPRQFRLVEAEGIINRNGFNNYGIDQLIENVKKSHYDGVLGINIGKNKLTPLEQGKDDYLICLNKAYNYAGYITVNISSPNTPDLRQLQYGDYFDDLLRSIKSRQKELASQHGKYVPIAVKIAPDLTESELIQIADTLLRHKMDGVIATNTTISRDNVTYLKNAEQQGGLSGKPLQQKSTEIIKRLYQELKGQIPIIGSGGIDGVQNAQEKIQAGAELLQVYSGLIYHGPRLVKELVQAIK from the coding sequence ATGTATTCTTTCATTCGTAAAGGTCTTTTTGCCCTTGATCCTGAAGATGCCCATGATTTGGTGATAAAAGCCCTTGGCTTAGTGGCATACCCGCCATTTCATTTTCTCTTAAAACAACTTCTAAATTGCCCTCAAGACACACCGAAAACCGTCATGGGCATTGAATTTAAAAATCCTATCGGTTTGGCAGCGGGCGCAGATAAAAACGCGGAAGCGATCGATGGTTTTGGTGCCATGGGGTTTGGTTTCATTGAAGTGGGCACAGTGACGCCATTGGCGCAAGAGGGAAATGCCAAACCTCGCCAGTTTCGTTTGGTAGAAGCCGAAGGCATTATTAATCGAAACGGTTTCAATAATTATGGTATCGATCAGCTGATTGAAAATGTCAAAAAATCCCACTATGACGGCGTGCTAGGGATTAATATCGGTAAAAATAAACTGACGCCTTTAGAACAAGGGAAAGATGATTATCTGATTTGTTTGAATAAAGCCTATAACTACGCCGGTTATATTACCGTGAATATTTCTTCGCCTAATACGCCGGATTTGCGCCAGTTACAATATGGTGATTATTTTGATGATTTGCTAAGAAGCATTAAATCTCGTCAAAAAGAACTGGCTTCACAGCATGGCAAATATGTGCCGATTGCAGTGAAAATTGCACCGGATTTAACGGAAAGTGAGCTAATTCAAATTGCCGATACCTTGCTGCGTCATAAAATGGACGGTGTCATTGCGACCAATACGACGATTTCTCGCGACAACGTCACATATTTAAAAAATGCTGAGCAGCAGGGCGGATTAAGCGGAAAACCCTTACAACAGAAAAGCACAGAAATTATTAAACGATTATACCAAGAACTCAAAGGGCAGATCCCCATTATTGGCAGCGGCGGCATTGATGGTGTGCAAAATGCTCAAGAAAAAATCCAAGCAGGCGCCGAGCTTTTGCAAGTGTATTCAGGCTTGATTTATCATGGACCGAGATTAGTTAAAGAATTGGTTCAAGCAATTAAATAA
- the pepN gene encoding aminopeptidase N, which translates to MLAKAKYRKDYQTPDFTVTDIYLDFQLEPEKTVVVATSQYQRLNPNSSTLRLDGQDFQFSSIKLNGTPFTQYQQDPESLTLNLEQIDANQFELEITTILNPAANTSLQGLYQSGDAFCTQCEAEGFRQITYMLDRPDVLARYTTKITADKAKYPFLLSNGNRINSGDLDDGRHWVEWKDPFPKPSYLFALVAGDFDVLKDQFITKSGREVALELYVNRGNLDRADWAMQSLKRAMKWDEERFDLEYDLDIYMIVAVDFFNMGAMENKGLNIFNDKYVLANPQTATDDDYLAIESVIAHEYFHNWTGNRVTCRDWFQLSLKEGLTVFRDQEFSSDTGSRPVNRINNVKFLRTVQFAEDAGPMAHPIRPEKVIEMNNFYTVTVYEKGAEVIRMLHTLLGEEGFQKGMKLYIAENDGKAATCEDFVSAMERANNLDLAQFRRWYSQSGTPELTISDRYDEKNHVYQLQVSQLTPPTADQMEKVNLHIPLKIALYDEKGAVQTLYDANGVVDSVLNITQKDQTFEFHNLYTKPIPALLCDFSAPVKLDYDYSSSQLITLLKCAENGFIRWDAAQMLLASELRRNVSHYQQGQPLELSAETAAVFYQVLDNYQKDIELTSLILTLPKATEFAELFKTIDPDAISAAREFMAVAIADSLQEVLLRTYNAIRLDEYKINREDIALRKLRNVCLSYLAYTNIGNNLVNKHYTYSNNMTDTLAALTSATQARLACRDGLLADFEQKWHHDGLVMDKWFALQATRPEDNVLQNVIQLMEHPSFNFNNPNRLRALVGTFANQNLKAFHAIDGSGYRFLTEILIKLNKSNPQVASRLIEPLIRFARYDAQRQTLMKRALERISETADLSRDLFEKIEKALQ; encoded by the coding sequence ATGCTCGCTAAAGCCAAATATAGAAAAGATTATCAAACCCCCGATTTCACGGTAACCGATATCTATCTCGATTTTCAATTAGAACCGGAAAAGACCGTGGTGGTTGCCACAAGCCAATATCAACGTCTTAATCCAAACAGCAGCACCTTGCGCCTAGACGGACAGGATTTTCAATTTTCTTCCATTAAATTAAATGGAACACCTTTTACACAATATCAACAAGATCCGGAAAGTTTAACGCTAAATCTTGAGCAAATCGATGCAAATCAGTTTGAACTGGAAATCACGACGATTTTAAATCCGGCAGCCAATACATCACTACAAGGTTTGTATCAATCCGGTGACGCTTTTTGTACACAATGTGAAGCGGAGGGCTTTCGTCAAATTACCTACATGCTAGATCGACCGGATGTCTTAGCACGTTACACCACGAAAATTACCGCCGATAAAGCGAAATATCCTTTTTTACTTTCTAATGGCAATCGCATTAACAGCGGCGATTTAGACGATGGACGTCATTGGGTGGAATGGAAAGATCCCTTCCCGAAACCAAGTTATTTATTTGCGTTAGTGGCAGGCGATTTTGATGTGCTGAAAGATCAATTCATCACCAAAAGTGGTCGTGAAGTCGCTTTAGAATTGTATGTGAATCGTGGCAATTTAGATCGCGCTGATTGGGCAATGCAAAGTTTAAAACGTGCTATGAAATGGGATGAAGAACGTTTTGATTTAGAATATGACCTCGACATTTACATGATTGTCGCGGTGGACTTCTTCAACATGGGCGCCATGGAAAATAAAGGGCTCAATATTTTTAATGATAAATATGTGTTGGCAAATCCACAAACGGCAACCGATGACGACTATTTAGCCATTGAAAGTGTCATTGCGCATGAATATTTCCACAACTGGACAGGGAATCGAGTCACTTGCCGTGATTGGTTTCAACTAAGTTTAAAAGAAGGGTTAACGGTTTTCCGTGACCAAGAATTTTCCTCTGACACAGGCTCCCGCCCGGTAAATCGCATTAATAACGTGAAGTTTTTGCGTACCGTACAATTTGCTGAAGACGCAGGACCGATGGCACACCCGATTCGCCCGGAAAAAGTGATTGAAATGAATAACTTCTATACGGTTACTGTGTACGAAAAAGGCGCGGAAGTGATTCGTATGTTGCATACCTTATTAGGCGAAGAAGGCTTTCAAAAGGGCATGAAGTTATATATTGCGGAAAACGATGGCAAAGCGGCAACCTGTGAAGATTTTGTGTCTGCCATGGAGCGCGCCAATAATTTGGATTTAGCCCAGTTCCGCCGCTGGTACAGCCAATCCGGCACGCCAGAGTTGACCATCAGTGATCGTTACGATGAAAAAAATCACGTTTATCAATTACAGGTTTCTCAATTAACACCACCAACGGCAGATCAAATGGAAAAAGTGAATTTACACATTCCATTGAAAATTGCGTTATATGATGAAAAAGGTGCGGTACAAACCCTTTATGATGCCAATGGTGTTGTGGATAGTGTGTTAAACATTACTCAAAAAGACCAAACCTTTGAATTTCATAATCTTTACACTAAGCCGATTCCAGCCTTGTTATGCGATTTTTCTGCACCGGTGAAATTGGATTATGATTATTCCTCTTCACAACTGATTACCTTGCTAAAATGTGCTGAAAATGGCTTTATTCGTTGGGATGCGGCGCAGATGTTACTGGCTTCTGAGTTACGACGTAACGTCTCTCACTATCAACAAGGCCAACCGCTAGAATTATCGGCGGAAACGGCAGCCGTGTTTTATCAAGTTTTAGATAATTATCAAAAGGATATTGAGTTAACCAGTTTGATTCTCACGTTGCCGAAAGCGACAGAATTTGCGGAATTATTTAAAACCATTGATCCGGATGCCATCAGCGCTGCCAGGGAGTTTATGGCTGTCGCAATTGCAGACAGCTTACAAGAGGTATTGTTAAGAACTTACAACGCCATTCGTTTGGATGAATACAAAATCAATCGGGAAGACATTGCTTTACGCAAACTACGTAATGTCTGTTTAAGCTATTTAGCCTATACCAATATTGGCAATAATCTGGTGAACAAACATTACACCTATTCCAATAACATGACCGACACACTCGCCGCCTTAACTTCTGCGACACAAGCGAGATTGGCTTGTCGAGATGGTTTATTAGCGGATTTTGAGCAAAAATGGCATCATGACGGCTTAGTTATGGATAAATGGTTTGCTTTACAAGCGACTCGTCCGGAAGACAATGTATTGCAAAACGTCATTCAACTGATGGAGCATCCAAGTTTTAACTTTAACAACCCGAATCGCTTGCGTGCGTTAGTGGGAACATTTGCTAATCAAAACTTGAAGGCTTTCCATGCGATTGATGGTTCCGGCTATCGTTTCTTAACGGAAATTTTAATTAAACTGAACAAAAGCAACCCACAGGTGGCTTCTCGGTTAATTGAGCCGTTAATTCGTTTTGCACGTTATGATGCGCAGCGCCAAACCTTAATGAAACGTGCGCTAGAACGCATTAGTGAGACAGCGGATTTATCTCGCGATTTATTTGAGAAAATCGAAAAAGCGTTACAGTAA
- the purE gene encoding 5-(carboxyamino)imidazole ribonucleotide mutase — MSLTSPKVAIVMGSQSDWATMQEATQILDQLQVPYHVEIVSAHRTPDKLFQFAETAQQKGYQVIIAGAGGAAHLPGMIAAKTIVPVLGVPVKSSILSGVDSLYSIVQMPKGIPVGTLAIGPAGAANAGLLAAQMLAMNDTELAKRLHEFRQAQTQSVLDNPDPRR, encoded by the coding sequence ATGTCTTTAACATCCCCAAAAGTCGCGATTGTGATGGGTTCTCAAAGTGATTGGGCAACCATGCAAGAAGCCACGCAAATCCTCGATCAATTACAGGTTCCTTATCACGTAGAGATTGTTTCTGCACATCGCACCCCCGATAAACTCTTCCAGTTTGCCGAAACCGCACAACAAAAGGGGTATCAGGTGATTATTGCCGGTGCCGGTGGTGCTGCCCATCTGCCAGGAATGATCGCTGCCAAAACCATCGTGCCCGTACTCGGCGTACCGGTGAAAAGTTCCATATTAAGTGGTGTAGATAGCCTCTATTCTATCGTGCAAATGCCTAAAGGCATTCCCGTCGGCACCTTAGCCATCGGGCCGGCCGGTGCGGCAAACGCGGGCTTATTAGCCGCACAAATGTTAGCCATGAATGATACTGAATTAGCAAAGCGTTTACATGAGTTCAGACAGGCGCAAACACAAAGCGTGTTAGACAATCCGGACCCGCGACGTTAA
- the purK gene encoding 5-(carboxyamino)imidazole ribonucleotide synthase: MQKSALYPTIYVLGNGQLGRMLRYAGAPLDIQVQPLPFDAPVFELSPDDIITAEIERWEQTPLTNLLGNHANFVNQKVFAQLADRLSQKSLLDKLHLPTSPWCLLKEPSQWAEVFHHIGDKVVVKRRMGGYDGRGQWIVSDENKAQITEDLFGETIAEKFIPFDYEVSLVGARFRNGETRFYPVTHNLQQNGILRYSVMDVTFPQQAAQQQQAEMMLGKIMNELNYVGVMAMECFVVGDQLLINELAPRVHNSGHWTQLGCAVSQFELHLRALLDLPTPELKVSAPSVMLNLIGTAHNPQWLNTPFAQLHWYGKEVRPGRKVGHINLSHPDKKVIIAQLDKLATELPEEYQSGLQWAKNKLI; the protein is encoded by the coding sequence ATGCAAAAATCCGCTCTCTACCCGACGATTTATGTGCTTGGCAATGGACAACTCGGCAGAATGTTACGCTATGCCGGTGCGCCTTTAGATATTCAGGTTCAACCGTTGCCTTTCGATGCACCCGTATTTGAATTATCGCCTGATGATATTATTACCGCTGAAATCGAACGTTGGGAACAAACGCCGCTCACCAACCTCCTTGGCAATCACGCCAATTTCGTCAATCAAAAAGTCTTTGCACAATTAGCCGATCGCTTAAGCCAAAAATCCTTATTAGATAAATTACATCTTCCGACTTCGCCTTGGTGTCTACTAAAAGAACCATCACAATGGGCGGAGGTATTTCACCATATTGGTGATAAAGTTGTCGTTAAGCGCCGTATGGGCGGTTATGACGGCCGTGGGCAGTGGATTGTATCTGATGAAAATAAAGCGCAAATTACGGAAGACTTGTTCGGGGAAACCATTGCGGAAAAATTCATTCCGTTTGATTATGAAGTGTCTCTCGTGGGTGCTCGTTTCCGTAACGGCGAGACTCGTTTTTATCCGGTCACCCACAATTTACAGCAAAATGGTATTTTACGTTACAGTGTCATGGATGTCACTTTTCCACAACAAGCTGCACAGCAACAGCAAGCTGAAATGATGTTAGGCAAAATCATGAATGAGCTCAATTATGTGGGCGTGATGGCAATGGAATGTTTTGTGGTCGGCGATCAGCTTTTAATTAATGAGCTTGCGCCACGCGTACACAATAGCGGTCACTGGACACAACTTGGCTGCGCTGTGAGTCAATTTGAATTGCATTTGCGGGCATTGTTAGATTTACCAACGCCGGAATTAAAGGTCTCTGCGCCAAGCGTGATGCTGAATTTAATCGGCACTGCGCATAACCCACAATGGCTAAATACGCCCTTTGCACAATTACACTGGTATGGCAAAGAAGTCCGACCGGGGCGTAAAGTGGGACACATTAACCTTTCGCATCCGGATAAAAAGGTCATTATCGCCCAATTAGACAAACTCGCCACAGAGTTGCCGGAAGAGTATCAATCTGGTTTGCAATGGGCAAAAAATAAGTTGATATAG
- a CDS encoding amino acid aminotransferase, giving the protein MFEKITAAPADPILGLGEAFKSETRSNKINLGIGVYKDAKGNTPIVKAVKEAERRLLEQENTKNYLPIDGVADFNVRTKELLFGANSDIVKNNRARTVQSLGGTGALRIAAEFVKRQTNSQNVWISTPTWPNHNAIFKAVGINIREYRYYDAERKALDWDNLIADLSQAGEGDVVLLHGCCHNPTGIDPTPEQWDKLAEMSAQKGWLLLFDFAYQGFAHGLEEDAYGLRAFAKNHKELLVASSFSKNFGLYNERVGAFTVVAENSDIAATALTQVKVIIRTLYSNPSSHGANTVALVLNDAKLRQDWENELSEMRDRIKKMRHRFVELLKEYGAQQDFSFIINQNGMFSFSGLTAEQVDRLKEEFAIYAVRSGRINVAGITEDNIRYLCESIVKVL; this is encoded by the coding sequence ATGTTTGAAAAGATTACTGCCGCACCGGCGGATCCAATTTTAGGTTTAGGCGAAGCATTTAAATCCGAAACCCGCAGTAACAAGATTAATTTAGGTATCGGTGTCTATAAAGACGCCAAAGGTAATACCCCAATTGTTAAAGCGGTAAAAGAAGCAGAAAGACGTTTATTAGAACAAGAAAATACCAAAAACTACTTGCCGATTGATGGCGTTGCTGATTTTAACGTACGTACCAAAGAATTATTGTTCGGTGCGAATTCTGACATTGTAAAAAACAATCGTGCGAGAACCGTACAAAGTTTGGGCGGAACAGGTGCGCTCCGCATTGCTGCAGAGTTCGTTAAACGCCAAACTAACAGCCAAAATGTGTGGATCAGCACACCAACCTGGCCAAACCACAATGCAATTTTCAAAGCGGTAGGCATTAACATTCGCGAGTATCGTTACTACGATGCCGAACGCAAAGCCTTAGATTGGGACAACTTAATTGCCGATTTAAGCCAAGCCGGTGAAGGCGATGTGGTTTTACTTCACGGTTGCTGCCACAACCCGACCGGTATCGACCCGACACCAGAGCAATGGGACAAACTGGCTGAAATGTCTGCACAAAAAGGCTGGTTGCTATTATTCGACTTCGCTTACCAAGGCTTTGCTCATGGCTTAGAAGAAGATGCTTACGGTTTACGCGCCTTTGCCAAAAACCACAAAGAACTTTTAGTGGCAAGCTCTTTCTCTAAAAACTTCGGTTTATATAACGAGCGTGTTGGTGCATTCACTGTCGTGGCGGAAAATTCTGATATTGCTGCAACAGCATTAACTCAAGTGAAAGTCATTATCCGTACCCTCTACTCCAACCCGTCTTCTCACGGGGCAAATACCGTTGCATTGGTATTAAATGATGCAAAATTGCGCCAAGACTGGGAAAACGAACTCTCCGAAATGCGCGACCGCATCAAAAAAATGCGCCACCGTTTTGTTGAGTTGCTTAAAGAATACGGTGCACAACAAGACTTTAGTTTCATCATCAACCAAAACGGGATGTTCTCTTTTAGTGGTTTAACCGCAGAACAAGTTGACCGCTTAAAAGAAGAATTTGCCATTTATGCCGTGCGCTCAGGCCGTATCAACGTTGCCGGCATTACCGAAGACAACATTCGTTACCTCTGCGAAAGCATTGTCAAAGTGTTGTAA
- a CDS encoding type II toxin-antitoxin system HicB family antitoxin — MLYPIAIEPGDETHAFGVIVPDIPGCFSAGDTLEEAYANAKEAIAGHLELLVEMGEEVPLPTSMENHRNNPDFTNYGMFFGVVDVDITHLLGKSEKINITMPAYLIKRIDDFVSTHREYKNRSSFLAKIAADKILSA, encoded by the coding sequence ATGTTATATCCAATCGCAATTGAGCCAGGTGACGAAACTCACGCATTTGGTGTGATCGTGCCGGATATTCCTGGCTGTTTTTCTGCCGGTGATACGCTTGAAGAAGCTTACGCCAATGCAAAAGAAGCCATTGCCGGGCATTTAGAATTATTGGTTGAAATGGGCGAGGAAGTGCCTTTACCAACATCAATGGAAAATCATCGTAACAACCCTGATTTTACTAACTACGGTATGTTTTTTGGTGTGGTTGATGTGGATATTACGCATTTATTGGGTAAATCTGAAAAAATCAACATCACAATGCCGGCTTATTTAATTAAGCGTATTGATGATTTTGTTTCAACGCACCGTGAATATAAAAACCGTAGCAGTTTTTTAGCCAAAATCGCAGCAGATAAGATCTTATCTGCGTAA
- a CDS encoding type II toxin-antitoxin system HicA family toxin, which translates to MDSRKIIKMIEADGWIFHHATGSHYHFTHPIKKGIVTVPHPKKDLKKGTENSILKQARLK; encoded by the coding sequence GTGGATAGTCGAAAAATAATTAAGATGATTGAAGCGGATGGTTGGATTTTTCACCATGCTACAGGAAGCCACTATCACTTTACTCATCCGATAAAGAAAGGGATTGTGACCGTTCCACATCCTAAAAAGGATTTAAAGAAAGGGACGGAAAATTCAATATTAAAACAAGCAAGGCTAAAATAG
- a CDS encoding helix-turn-helix transcriptional regulator — translation MNNFGKIIRKARIDTGETLSTMAKALGKTISFLSAIETGVKKIPMEIVPQIREYLVSKGANTADLLHLEDHANIANGSIKLDGLKPSQKQMMATFARSDLSQEQLDLINKILNAK, via the coding sequence ATGAATAACTTTGGAAAAATTATCCGCAAAGCGCGGATAGATACAGGGGAAACCCTTTCAACAATGGCGAAAGCTTTGGGGAAAACCATTTCTTTTTTAAGCGCGATTGAAACTGGAGTAAAAAAGATCCCAATGGAAATTGTTCCCCAAATCCGAGAATATCTTGTGAGTAAAGGCGCTAATACTGCCGATCTTTTACATCTAGAAGATCACGCCAACATTGCAAACGGTTCAATCAAGCTAGACGGTTTAAAACCAAGTCAAAAACAAATGATGGCAACTTTTGCTCGTAGTGATTTATCGCAAGAGCAATTAGATTTAATTAACAAAATTCTGAATGCTAAATAG